Proteins encoded by one window of Enterobacter hormaechei subsp. xiangfangensis:
- a CDS encoding globin produces MKFYRDLFDASLNRVLPENDKRHFFETFWETFIHMSPETEQHFARDQGGDGQQTIFKSFFAMLAVDGALFVPDFLERLAREQSDEGLGLPPRFFGLWREAMLRTVRACDPLCDEEILTAWAMAIAPGLEYLRRQAELHYKARGE; encoded by the coding sequence ATGAAATTTTATCGCGATCTCTTTGACGCCAGCCTGAACCGCGTCCTGCCGGAGAATGATAAACGGCACTTTTTTGAAACGTTCTGGGAAACGTTTATCCATATGTCACCGGAGACAGAACAGCACTTTGCCCGGGACCAGGGCGGAGATGGCCAGCAGACGATCTTCAAGAGCTTTTTCGCCATGCTTGCCGTTGACGGTGCGCTGTTTGTACCCGATTTTCTGGAACGCCTGGCGCGGGAGCAGAGTGATGAAGGACTAGGCCTGCCACCGCGATTTTTCGGCCTCTGGCGGGAGGCAATGCTCAGGACCGTGCGCGCCTGCGATCCACTTTGCGATGAAGAGATCCTCACAGCCTGGGCGATGGCAATTGCCCCCGGGCTGGAGTATCTGCGCCGCCAGGCGGAGCTGCACTATAAGGCCAGAGGTGAGTAA